The Penicillium oxalicum strain HP7-1 chromosome IV, whole genome shotgun sequence genome contains a region encoding:
- a CDS encoding Glycerol-1-phosphate phosphohydrolase 2 has product MSSTTKETFSAPAEEHTFDGLLSDFDGTIVDSTDAIVKHWHQIGAELGVDPKTILATSHGRRSIDVMGIYDKTKANWDYVNYVEGRIPQIYGSDAVEIPGGRALLDALDSSSAKWGVVTSGTRALIDGWLGVLGLTHPKHLVVAEDVELGKPDPRCYQLGAKRIGLEGSTNIVVLEDAPSGIKAGKAAGYKVIALATTHSLEKLKEAGADWIVEDLRSISIKGVVDGQIQLEIRNALQ; this is encoded by the exons atgTCGTCGACTACAAAAGAGACCTTCTCTGCCCCGGCGGAGGAACACACATTTGATGGCCTTCTCTCAGACTTTGATGGCACAATTGTTGACTCGACAGATG CAATCGTGAAACACTGGCACCA AATTGGCGCCGAATTGGGGGTTGACCCCAAGACCATCCTCGCCACCTCCCATGGCCGGCGAAGTATCGATGTGATGGGAATCTATGATAAGACCAAGGCCAACTGGGACT ATGTCAACTACGTCGAAGGCCGAATCCCGCAGATTTATGGCTCTGATGCCGTAGAAATCCCTGGCGGCCGCGCTCTATTGGACGCTCTTGACAGCTCCTCCGCCAAATGGGGCGTTGTGACTTCGGGTACACGCGCCCTGATCGACGGATGGCTTGGGGTCCTCGGTCTGACTCACCCCAAGCACCTCGTGGTAGCCGAGGATGTCGAGCTGGGTAAGCCAGATCCACGATGCTATCAGCTTGGCGCGAAGAGGATCGGCCTGGAGGGCTCAACAAACATTGTGGTTCTCGAGGATGCGCCCAGTGGGATCAAGGCGGGCAAGGCGGCTGGATACAAGGTCATTGCTCTGGCCACAACACATTCTCTCGAAAAGCTGAAAGAGGCTGGGGCGGATTGGATCGTTGAAGATTTGCGCAGCATCTCTATCAAGGGTGTTGTCGATGGACAAATCCAGCTGGAGATTCGGAACGCGCTTCAGTGA